The following coding sequences are from one Achromobacter sp. B7 window:
- a CDS encoding PLP-dependent aminotransferase family protein codes for MIDFQPNRARGLAPTLVEQLVAAILRAIEEQTLRPGMSLPSVREFARQYGVSTFTVASAYSRLVSLGWLAARPGAGYRVASPDAPARRGEPLSWEPPRLNAGWLLSDIFADHSIPIKSGCGWLPGEWLNEEGLHVALRHMGRVPAMRIANYGHPYGYAPLRETIAASLSAQGMEVEASQVLLTQGVTHGLDMVIRTLLRPGDTVVVEQPAYANLLQLLRLAGLRVVSVPRTVDGLDCEALEAVAAQHRPRALFINTVLQNPSGASIGMANAFRILQAAERHGLWVIEDDISRELAPGVTPMLAALDGGQRVVYLGGYSKVISPSVRVGYVVAHRDLVRDIARTKMAVGLTSPEIMERIVHQVIREGRYRAHIARTRERLAQAHVVVAEQMRQHGFEIHGRPQGGLFLWAKVAGAWRERGANGLAELALKDGIWLAPGSYFEVDEADTPWVRFNVAYSEAPALWRFIRNAGAA; via the coding sequence CCATCGAGGAACAAACCCTGCGTCCGGGTATGTCCCTACCGTCGGTGCGCGAGTTCGCGCGCCAGTACGGCGTCAGCACCTTCACCGTTGCCAGCGCTTATAGCCGGCTGGTGTCGCTGGGCTGGCTGGCGGCGCGGCCGGGCGCGGGCTACCGGGTGGCCTCGCCGGATGCGCCTGCGCGCCGGGGCGAGCCTCTGTCCTGGGAGCCCCCGCGCCTGAATGCAGGTTGGTTGCTGTCGGACATCTTTGCCGACCACTCCATCCCCATCAAGTCCGGCTGCGGCTGGCTGCCCGGCGAATGGCTGAACGAAGAAGGCCTGCACGTTGCGCTGCGCCACATGGGGCGCGTGCCGGCGATGCGCATCGCCAATTACGGGCACCCGTACGGCTACGCGCCGCTGCGCGAAACCATCGCGGCCAGCCTCAGCGCGCAAGGCATGGAGGTCGAGGCCTCGCAGGTGCTGCTGACGCAGGGCGTCACGCACGGGCTGGACATGGTGATCCGCACCTTGCTGCGGCCGGGCGACACGGTGGTCGTCGAGCAGCCGGCCTACGCCAACCTGTTGCAGCTGCTGCGCCTGGCGGGCCTGCGCGTGGTGTCGGTGCCGCGCACGGTTGATGGCCTGGATTGCGAGGCGCTGGAAGCGGTGGCGGCGCAGCACCGGCCGCGCGCGCTGTTCATCAACACCGTATTGCAGAACCCGTCGGGCGCCAGCATCGGCATGGCCAACGCCTTTCGCATCTTGCAGGCGGCCGAGCGCCATGGGCTATGGGTGATCGAAGACGATATCTCGCGCGAACTGGCGCCCGGCGTGACGCCCATGCTGGCCGCGCTGGACGGCGGGCAGCGCGTGGTCTACCTGGGTGGCTATTCCAAAGTCATCAGCCCGTCGGTTCGGGTGGGCTACGTGGTGGCGCACCGCGATCTGGTGCGTGACATTGCGCGCACCAAGATGGCGGTGGGGCTGACCTCGCCCGAGATCATGGAGCGCATCGTGCACCAGGTGATCCGCGAAGGCCGCTACCGCGCACACATCGCCCGTACTCGCGAACGGCTGGCCCAGGCGCACGTCGTGGTGGCCGAGCAGATGCGCCAACACGGTTTTGAAATCCATGGGCGGCCCCAGGGCGGGCTGTTCCTTTGGGCCAAGGTGGCGGGCGCCTGGCGCGAACGCGGCGCCAACGGCCTGGCCGAACTGGCACTGAAAGACGGCATCTGGCTGGCGCCGGGGTCTTACTTCGAGGTGGACGAAGCCGACACGCCCTGGGTGCGCTTTAACGTGGCGTATTCGGAAGCACCGGCGTTGTGGCGCTTCATCAGAAACGCGGGCGCGGCGTGA